The following coding sequences are from one Coffea arabica cultivar ET-39 chromosome 11e, Coffea Arabica ET-39 HiFi, whole genome shotgun sequence window:
- the LOC113719504 gene encoding uncharacterized protein yields the protein MARSGINLSHRSAAYRAVLEGKRQSVENFRSFWREEGVKPLDKCGDTVLHFLAVNGNVAAFRLLLQDGLVTSENLKAKNVNGDTALHEAARFGHKDVAEIMLRTEKDLVSESNKLGETPLFVAAACGKKEVFSLLEKYIGDCMMRRNDGCTILHAAVIGECYSLAIGILESYPDLAGKRNEKGKTALHLLAAKQESFRSGSAYTLKDLGMKSLIPLHILRTIIYSCIPVLYKESRPVHIAEEPNNSASIHKLNRSPTVKFILGFPWLKEIDDAKQSHAVAVMLAERLIRREDWSNYVHTEDKDLEGSQFGISSEKKHRMPDPLIQATRLGIIEMVQEILSVYPEAAYSFDGKGRNILQIAVEEKKWFLYDYLMTSGANMDRMLSAIDCEGNSIIHLAARRESPPSTPPGVFQQMMWEVLWFKRVQYDSFPYLWQLQNSDGKTAKQVFETNHASLREKAEETVRALANTVLIVSVLIGTINFAAIFTVPGGFDQTTGEAIFLKNRRWEFGLLMFYLAGGLFSSLFTMGTLLVIIFLRFETEDFYLSLPCYYVMDMISIFYSAVFTIVAAFQALIVQRVVITNYRPLPVVFFIYCLIALVLMETSYLIFDYVYYLIRYCLCYRGQES from the exons ATGGCAAGATCAGGAATCAACTTAAGCCATCGATCTGCTGCTTATAGAGCAGTCTTAGAGGGGAAAAGACAGTCAGTAGAAAACTTTCGCAGTTTCTGGAGGGAAGAGGGTGTGAAACCACTTGATAAATGTGGTGATACTGTTCTCCATTTTCTGGCCGTTAACGGAAATGTGGCTGCCTTCAGATTACTTCTCCAAGATGGTCTTGTGACCAGTGAAAATCTGAAGGCAAAGAATGTCAACGGCGACACTGCATTGCATGAGGCTGCAAGATTTGGTCACAAGGATGTTGCAGAGATCATGTTAAGGACAGAAAAGGATTTAGTGTCTGAGAGCAACAAACTAGGTGAAACCCCTCTTTTTGTGGCTGCGGCATGTGGGAAAAAGGAAGTTTTCTCACTTCTGGAAAAGTATATTGGTGATTGCATGATGAGGAGGAATGATGGATGCACAATCCTTCATGCTGCTGTAATTGGAGAATGTTACA GTTTGGCAATTGGCATATTGGAGTCCTATCCTGATCTTGCTGGAAAAcgtaatgaaaaaggaaaaactgcTTTACATCTTTTGGCTGCAAAACAAGAGTCCTTCAGGAGTGGTTCTGCCTACACGCTCAAAGATCTTGGGATGAAGTCCCTCATTCCTCTGCATATACTCCGAACTATAATCTATTCTT GTATTCCAGTCTTGTACAAGGAATCGCGACCTGTCCATATTGCAGAAGAACCAAACAATTCAGCttccattcataaattgaaCAGATCTCCTACTGTCAAGTTTATCTTGG GTTTTCCTTGGCTTAAAGAAATTGATGATGCAAAGCAAAGCCATGCAGTTGCAGTAATGCTTGCAGAAAGGTTAATCAGAAGAGAAGATTGGAGCAACTATGTGCATACAGAGGACAAAGATCTTGAAGGCAGCCAGTTTGGCATATCATCAGAAAAGAAACATAGGATGCCAGATCCACTAATACAAGCAACAAGACTGGGCATCATTGAGATGGTTCAGGAAATCCTCAGTGTCTACCCTGAAGCTGCGTATAGTTTCGACGGAAAAGGAAGGAATATACTGCAAATTGCAGTGGAGGAGAAAAAATGGTTCTTGTACGACTACTTGATGACTAGTGGTGCTAACATGGACAGGATGCTAAGTGCTATTGATTGCGAAGGAAATAGCATTATACATCTCGCAGCACGCCGGGAATCCCCTCCCAGCACTCCCCCTGGAGTTTTTCAGCAAATGATGTGGGAAGTCCTCTGGTTTAAG CGGGTGCAATATGACTCTTTTCCATATCTCTGGCAACTACAAAATTCTGATGGGAAGACAGCAAAACAAGTATTTGAGACGAACCATGCAAGTCTACGCGAAAAGGCTGAGGAAACTGTGAGAGCATTGGCCAACACCGTGTTGATTGTGTCTGTCCTCATTGGTACCATAAACTTTGCTGCAATTTTTACTGTACCTGGAGGTTTCGATCAAACGACTGGAGAGGCCATTTTTCTCAAGAACCGGCGCTGGGAATTCGGCTTGTTGATGTTCTACTTAGCTGGAGGGCTGTTCTCCTCTCTGTTCACCATGGGGACTCTGCTTGTGATTATCTTTTTGCGATTTGAAACTGAGGATTTTTATCTTTCCCTGCCCTGCTACTATGTGATGGACATGATTTCCATCTTCTACTCCGCGGTCTTCACAATCGTAGCAGCTTTTCAAGCATTAATAGTGCAGAGAGTCGTGATTACCAACTACAGGCCCCTCCCGGTGGTCTTCTTTATCTATTGTCTGATAGCCCTTGTGCTCATGGAAACTTCATATCTGATATTCGACTATGTGTATTACCTAATTCGTTATTGCCTTTGTTATAGAGGGCAAGAATCTTAA